ggcagcagcagcagccgcggcagCCACACCTGTCCGATCTGCTCGGAAACTTTCACGCGTGAGAGTGTCCTGAATGGACACATGAAGACACACACGCTAGAGGCGGCCCAGATGGCACACTCGGAGGTATGCTACCTATGTCGCGTATGTAGCAGTGAATTTGAAACACGTGAACTGTACGAAGCGCATGCAGCCGAAGCTCATCCCGGAACAACGACGGAAATGATGGAATCGGGCGAGTTTTCTTTGAATAGTACTGGGCAGCTCTTGGTGGGTGAAGATGGTCAGATCCTTCAGAATGATACTACGACCAATTCGGTGACGCCCGTGAGTGCTGATGTGAGTGGCGTGGACGATAGCGATGGTTTGCTGCGGACGTTTGCAATGggcggtaatggtggtggctgtaCGATGATCTACAAATGTAAACTCTGTTCGGGGCGCTTCGTTAAGAAAAAGTCTCTGGACTGGCATCTGAAgacgcatcgatcgattgtacaGCAAGGTGACGGTGTGGCGACATTGCCCGATCTCGGGCCGGACGTGGAGCAGTCCAAGATCTTCAAGTGCCCCGTATGTCCACAGGTAAGTGGGGCTACTTTCCGTGTAATTTTCGGCTTCCTTTTCGCTTACACGCTCAATTATTCGTATTTCAGATGTTTGATAGTGAGGTGATCTACTCTgaacatgcacgcacacatcaGCGTGGGCGACCAGCACGTGCTGCAGTGAACGCGCTTGTAGGCAGTGCCTACGGTTATGCGCCTCCACCGGCGAAGCGCAAACGCTCGTCCGGTGGCGCCATTATCCAGTGTCACCTTTGTAAGAAGACGTTCACCTACCGAAGCCAGCTGCATCAACACACGGTGTTGCACCATCAGCCCGGAAAACCGTACGAGTGCAAAACGTGCCACTACAGCTTCGTACACGAGCTGAATCTGAAGCGCCACGAGCTAACGCATTTGAACGATCCGAAACCGGAACCCAAACCCGAACGTAATCCGAACTCGCAGGAGGCACAGGACCGTGATGATCAGCAGCTAGATGGGGAAGAGGATAACTCTCATCTGCTGCAGCCTCTCGTACTAATGGATGGACCGGAAGATGAATCGAATGGTCAGGATGCAGGCGGTGGTACCAGTGGTAGAGTCGGTGAAGAGGATCAAGAGAACGAGAATGGCGGCGATGGTAGCAGCATCAGGTCGCCAGGAAACGCGGACGATCTGCGCCAGTGGAGGACGAAGAAGATCAAATGCGTCATCTGTGCGGCCACGTTCACCCATCAAAACCAACTGGTGACCCATCTGCAGACACACATCGAGCGGATTAATGATGCCCGGAAGCGATCCGCGCCTCCGATTGTGATGCCACCGGACAGTGGCTACACGCCGAACGATCGGCAGTGCAAACTGTGCCACAAGGTGTTCAAGTTTAGCTGCTTGCTCAAACAGCACCATCAGTTACACCATGCGCGCGAGAAACCGTTCGAGTGCCGCACCTGTCATTATCGGTTTGAGTACAAGGGTCATCTGGCACGGCATCGCGCCAACCATCATCCGAACGAGGCGAAAGATCTCGATGATACGACCATGGTTGGAGGCTTTGCGACCTCGACGCCGACGCGCTCTTCACCTGGACCCGGGCGACGGTCAGCGGCttcggcagcggcggcggccgcggcatcggcagctgctgcacttATGTTGGATGACAGTACGACCGCAGTCCCGCGATACGGTGGCTTAGTAACGGACGAGGTAATCATTGCGCCAACGACAACCAGCTCTTCCTCGCGATCGGAGAGCGGCGTCCCGACGCACCAGTGTCCGATGTGTTCGCTCAAGTTCATCAAAGCCCGCTCATTAGCTATGCACATGCGCATCCATCTCGGTGGGAGAAAGCTGCGGCGCGTGATACCCGCCGACGCGGCACCGACGGTCGGTCTCACCGGTGGCTCGtttaccggtgccggtggtgtggagCAGCGGGAATCGTTGGTTTGTCGTATCTGTTCCGGTGCATTCCCAACGACGCACGAACTGAAGACGCACATGATGACGCATATGGGTGGTGAAGCGATGGATCTTGAGGTGCCGTTCGGCATCAGTGCGTTCAATATGCTGCACGAGGATATGTTTAACGATTCGCTCGATCATCACGGCACCGGTGGACCGTCGTCTGGTGCAGGCACGGGGGGTGGAGGAACGACTGGAGTAGGTGGGGCAGGACAAAACATCGCAGGAACCGATGAGCGAAGTAGTAGCGTTGGTGGCgaaggcagcagcacacgagcGGCGGGCGATGGTCGTAGCTCCGATGGTGACTATCATCAGGAGGGTGATGATGCTAGCGGTGGAGCTGATCCACTTTACGATGGTTCCAATCTCGAACTCGTGCTAGAAGACAACATCTTTGACAAAGATTTTAGCATGCgctaccagcaacaacagcaactccagcagcaacaacagcaacagcaacaacagcagcaacagcagccactgcagcaacaacagcgccGTATGAGGAATCATAACGTCactggcgacgatgatgatgatcgtggagCGGcagaggaggacgatgatgaagatgaggacaacgacgatgaggtGACCGATGgcaacgatgaagatgatgatgatgccaccggtgctggtgccactagtggtgctgctgagcaGTCTTCCCCGTCGCTTTCGTCGAGCTTCCGCCGGAGCATGAACCCAACGCGCGCCAGCCCACAGACGAGTGGTCGTTTGAGGCAAACCCAACGCACAACGACGATGGGACGACCGCCGGGTTCAGCGTCTTCCAGCAAGAGCAAAATTCAATGTGAACTGTGTAAGAAGGAGTTCCTCTATCCGTGCAATCTCAACCAGCATAAGCAGCTACACCATTCGAAGGAAAAGCCGCACGAGTGCCGCGTCTGTCACTATCGTTTTGAGTACAGTGGTCATCTGCAGCGGCACATACGGCAGCAACACGAGGATTTAGCGGAAGAGTTGCTCGAACCGGTCGAGCCAGTTTCGTTCGATTGTAATTTTTGCGGTGAATCGTACGATACACGAGGTACGCACGGTATAGGATCCAATGTGAGCTTTGTTATAAACTGAtcaatttcctttcgttttttcgttCCCGAATCATCAGCTCTCTTAACGGCTCACGTTCAGGCTCAGCACAAGGGCGAGAAACCGTTTCAGTGTGACCAATGTCCGGCTTCGTTCAGCTACAAAAAATCCTATGAAACACATCGAGAGGAACATCACCTGAGTGAGTGGACAGTGCCATTATAAGTGCTTTTGTGACTCCTCACTGATATGCCACGCTGTaacctgttgttgttttctgtgttttttgcattcttttcAGAAACCAACAATGGAGCATTTAGGTGTAATTTCTGTAAGAAAACGTAAGTTTCTGGATGGCCTGGATGGATTGAAGTGAGAAGCATTTTCTAATTTATTACAATTTCCCTCTGTAGATTCAACAGTGCACAAAAGGTAGACAACCATGTATGCATACAATAGtagttactgctgctgtaacCGAAACACTACAGCGCAGTGGTGGAGCGATATGACGTGAACCAGCGCAGACGGAGCGCCATTGTAGCACGATTGTATGCTATACGGGAAGGAGGTTTCCGGTATGTCGACgctacaaacaaacaaaaaaatctacaATCCCTTAACTAGAAAAGCTGCAGCTATAAGAAAGCTTGCTTTTTCAAGGAAGCATTAAGTTAAGATGAgaaaagcaagaaagagaTTCTCCATAAGTAGTAAAAGCATATTGtcgaaaaagagaaacaaacacaacatacAGTAACAAAACGTAGGGTGaaatgaggaggaagagggaaattaaaaaaaaaacatttgcagGAATACAAATCGCCTAAACAATATTGTCCAGCGCAAGAAATGGTAGCGGTTTGGACAAGGATAGATAAAACCACTTAAGTCTTAGAGAAGTAATGGAATCAAAAGAAAGCAGACGATTGAACACAGCATAACAAACAATGATTAAGGTAAagtaagcaaacaaacagacatatacatacaaaacaacaaaagtaGGAACTCAGTTAGttggaacgaaaacaacaagcagCTGCGCTTAGGCGGGCGGGCAGACTAAGGTAGAAATATTCGCAATACGGTATGATAGTACGGAGTTAGTGCAGACAGACAAGGCAACAGAAGGGAGAATACACAgcaaaagtaaagtaaaaaagaacaaaaacaaaaacaacaaaatagtaaacccaacaaccacaaaccacaagtAGTAGttcaaattgtttaaaaacataTTCTTAACAGTATATAGTATAATGTTAAATGCGAACGTGTATTCTTATCgtacttttttttgctctgttAAGCGAAGCAGAAGAGTAGGGCCAGAGGTAAGCGACTACATCACCGATAGAATATACAATGAGGAAAAGGGGTTGAATGCGGACGAATGAAGGTATCGAGATTGTCGGAGAAATAATTAATGTAACAGTTGGAGACagagggagaaggagcagcaggaacaagAAGGAGCGCACGAGCGCCGTCATCATGTAGGTGTTAATGCAAGCGGCTTGCATCTAGCTTCACAGTCCATTTGatgattgcattttatttcttctgctCCCTTCTGCTTTGTCGTCTCGCCTTGATGCTCGTAAACCAGAATCTTCTTAATACTGCTTTGATTGGAAAGGAAGTTAAGCTAATGTGAAGACGTAACGTGCGTTTTACACTGTCTTTTCCTCGTTTCATTAGACGCACCGCTTCAGGGTCTAACGCTATCGCGATTGCTGTCAGAATCACCGTCTCTTCAACAGAGGCACTATTGCTAGTTATTACTTTTGTGAgtccttttcgtttttaatcCAATGCATATCTCCTGAATATGCTctatgttttaatgttttaatttttcgaaaacttcCCATATCGACAAGCAGCATAATGCAACAGAGACGTGTGCATCATAGTTCTACTAGGACGAAAGTAAGTGAGTGATTAGCTCCAGCACTCTGGATTAACACGTAGATGAGTGGGTCCCATGATCGACGAGATTATTGTAGACTGTTTGATTTGAAAGTATTCTCCATTACTTTggttattttaattattctcgctcgctttgcgACACCTGTTCCGAGTAGTGTTGTTCTCGTTGTTCTCGCATCGCATTCACGTACCCTTCACTGAGCGGTTCGCGGCAGTGCGCGACAGTACCGGGATAGGTAGTAGGTTTGGTTAGGTTTGtgattttaaataaatgattttgtCTATATTAGCGAGGTGTGCAGTATAATAACAAATACTAATgatgcaaaaaggaaaaaaaaaacacacatagacacacatacacacacatggatacaagaaaaaacaaaatatcctAAATCCTACATAATATAACCTCTCTAGCACATAGCGGAACCAATGCCCCGTATGTTATCACTCAAAATGGCAGCATTAAACTCGTACAAGACAGGCGCAGAAACGGATAGAAGCCAACAAAGATAAGTCGAAACACGGAATAAACCTTCAGAGATGATCCCAACGAATACGTTTCGAAATTGGAGCAAACACGATGAATAAGGAGATTAAAACAAACTCATTTCGCAGAGAAAATATGGCAGCCAACAGAAAAGCAAAGTATATTTCATGAGCatcattaatttattattatatttattgtaattactatgaaatatttaataacCAACATCCCATCACCCGTATTGGCTAGAGAGCACAGAGAATGATCAGCAAAAGGCGCATAAACAGCAATCTGTAGCTGATTGAATGAAGGCAGCCGGAGGAATGCGTGCACGTTGGGGGCGGTTTAGCGTGAGAATATCACAAAAGGCACACTAACAAAAATGGTGGAATACCCCCACACATataaagcaaacacacgcagAACAAATGATGAATCAAAGTAGTAGATCTGGAAGTGAAATTAGTGAACATAACTGTAGAGAGAAGTATGTCGCCTAGAGAGtgggaatgaaataaatataAGATTTAGATATTTAAATCACAGTCGGCTTCAGTCGTCACTCTTGGTTCCGAAACTACTTTCTACGGTTGGAAAGTGAATCGCCGTTGAATCTTTGGTTCGCAATGGAGTGCGTGAAACAATAGTAATTGATAGATAGACACTTTAAATATGAATTTGCTAAATTTATTGAGAAATACCTAACATGCTTCGCAACagacttttttttacaactGGCGCCATCCAAATGGTTATGctggttgtgtgcgtgcgttgtgtgctttgtttacaaaacaatCATCCGGGAGTCGGTGACAGTTGCTTTTCCCAGAAATTCCTAGCGATTCGAATCGGGGATAGTTGGAAAGATTGCAGTTGTCCCCAAAAGATGCCGCAAGAGTTGTGTCGCATCTGTTTGACGGATTGTGAGGTGAAATACAGCTTGCTGGAACCGGTCGAACCTCAAGGATCCAGTCTGTATTCGGTGCTGTGTATGCTTTTTCCGGCGGCGTTCATCGAAGACGGTAACGGCCGGTGGCCTGAGAAAGTGTGTCCAGAGTGTAGGCGGAAAATCATCGATGCCAACGAACTGTACGAACTTTGTGCGGCCAGTGGAGAACGGTTCAAACGCATTTTCCTCGAAAAGCAATCCCACATACCTTACAGCGACTCCCCGCCGCAGGATACGGTTTATGCACCGTTCGTTGAAGGGAGTCCCTCGCCATCAGAAATAATACTTGAAGAAGTCATCGAAACGGACGAAATGGTCACTAGCCGCGAATACGCAGGATTGGATCGAATTACGGAGACGCAGAAGGAATCAATCATTTCCACGGATACTTGCATTAGTGCAGCCTACTCTAGCGATCCAGCCATAGGTGAAGGGAATTATAATGAAGAATCGTCACAGGTCAGTGAGGGCCATGGTTGTGATAAATGTAATCGAGTGTTTTCGAACCAAAAAAAGTACGAAACGCATGTACAGTGTCACGCCTCTGGGCGAACCAAGTTCTGCACGATCTGTGAAAAAGGATACCGGGACGTGCGAGTCCTTAAGCAACACATGCAATCGCACAGCGCACGATTTCTATGTTCATTGTGTGGCAAGATTTTCAACGACAAAAGTAATCTGAAACAGCATTCGAAGCGCCATTCGGGAGAGAAGAAATTTGCCTGCAGCTTATGTCCGATTCGATTCCATGCTAAAGGTAAACCTAAACCACAGGTTATTGCGGGAATACGCTGAGCTGAGTTGATGATCCTTTTCTAGGAGACTTGCAAGCGCACCAAAGTACACATTCGAGCGATAAACAGTTTAGCTGTGAAATTTGTGGATCCAAGTTCACCAGGAAGTGCTCTCTGCTTAATCATCAACGCATTCATAAAGGTAAGCCAGACGCCGAAGTCGATAATTATTCGCTCATTTTGTACCCCTTTTCCATTGTGGCCATCGTAGGCAAACGAGCGTACAGTTGCGATGCCTGTAGTGCGAGGTAAATTAATTACAGGAAAAATGTAGGTACAGAATAACATTCCTCATAccgttttgcagttttttcaCAGCCCATCATCTCAAACGCCACATATTTACCCACACCGGGGAAAAACCCTACCATTGCCGATTTTGTACTCAAAAATTCGCCCAAAGCAACGATCTGGTAAAGCACGCGCAGATACACGTCGGGGAGCTAATTTATCAATGTGATCGCTGTGATGCTGCTTATCGGTTGATGTCGCAGCTGCGGAATCACTATCAGGAGCATGCAGGTCTGAACGGCGAGCTGGATTTTCCGGCAAACAAAGATTTTCGATTCTCCAGCAAGGACATACTTAACGCGCGGTACGTGAAAAACCAGATGGTGGCGAGCAAGGGGGTAGAGGATGTCGATACGATAGCGGATTGCCCCGGAACCAGTGCAATTAGTCTTCcaggatcgatcgaaaaggttaaatttacaaaaaaagtCGTTGAAAACCggaaatgaataaaaccaaaaaatcatttgacGTTTCTGGAGAATCTTTTGACATTTCTtggcaacaaaaaagtaaacaaacaaagaggAACTTTCCGAAGGAATTTGTGAAGATTTCGATAGTTTTTCGCAGTATCGCGTATTTGATCACTAATTAAAAGGCTACCTAAAATGTCGCTAGAACTTTGTCGCCTTTGTTTAACGACCGTCGAAGTTGCGTGCAGTATTTATGAGCCAGTAAGGGGTGAGGAAACGTTTCTAACATTGCTGTCCAGGATACTTCAT
This sequence is a window from Anopheles darlingi chromosome 3, idAnoDarlMG_H_01, whole genome shotgun sequence. Protein-coding genes within it:
- the LOC125953279 gene encoding zinc finger protein 420-like; the encoded protein is MPQELCRICLTDCEVKYSLLEPVEPQGSSLYSVLCMLFPAAFIEDGNGRWPEKVCPECRRKIIDANELYELCAASGERFKRIFLEKQSHIPYSDSPPQDTVYAPFVEGSPSPSEIILEEVIETDEMVTSREYAGLDRITETQKESIISTDTCISAAYSSDPAIGEGNYNEESSQVSEGHGCDKCNRVFSNQKKYETHVQCHASGRTKFCTICEKGYRDVRVLKQHMQSHSARFLCSLCGKIFNDKSNLKQHSKRHSGEKKFACSLCPIRFHAKGDLQAHQSTHSSDKQFSCEICGSKFTRKCSLLNHQRIHKGKRAYSCDACSASFFTAHHLKRHIFTHTGEKPYHCRFCTQKFAQSNDLVKHAQIHVGELIYQCDRCDAAYRLMSQLRNHYQEHAGLNGELDFPANKDFRFSSKDILNARYVKNQMVASKGVEDVDTIADCPGTSAISLPGSIEKVKFTKKVVENRKWLPKMSLELCRLCLTTVEVACSIYEPVRGEETFLTLLSRILHPHELPDDGNEEWPTKICEECKRKTLHAYDLYELCLSSGERIREMLSTTRDASMICKRSPSPEVEAVDCKSSVDPELLQFAPDEQQDLQEDLKPMAYKEEPSNASSEDVEKTPSHLQSDCYSCTLCMVIFPSQSQLSSHLKDQHGDQCYYCEPCERAFLEREKYVAHKKCHDLGRIHFCTSCEKGFRTVEAHRLHVLSHDAPYLCAECGKKFETKSNLKQHMKRHSNVRAFACKLCPSKFHSKGELKTHQYTHSKLKQFSCDLCGSLFTKNSSLAKHQRIHTGIRPFSCEACSRSFYTSDLLKRHMLTHTGERPYKCTYCIRSFSQSNDLVKHMRIHIGTNIYKCDRCDASYRLLSELRDHYKVHYQSDEGKGGASAESTVGEGESRDFRFTTTNILHLHYTKEVSKGAIKK